A genomic stretch from Trichocoleus sp. includes:
- the dpdK gene encoding phospholipase D-like domain-containing protein DpdK, with protein MPVRYIHSRLTARQVPDLLQTILVAELIAPSQCLWLVSPWISDIPVIDNTANTFQALEPSWYRSKIRLSQILASLTKQGSVVCVATRPDPHNYSFLETLKTKADLDYLSLHKAEELHSKGILSDSFYLAGSMNFTFNGITVNQETLSYETEPAAIAEQKLNFRARWGGRVS; from the coding sequence ATGCCTGTGCGATACATTCACTCTCGGCTCACTGCACGCCAAGTACCAGATTTGCTTCAGACCATTCTGGTTGCAGAACTAATTGCTCCCAGCCAATGCTTATGGCTAGTATCTCCATGGATTTCAGATATCCCGGTTATCGATAACACGGCTAATACCTTTCAGGCATTGGAACCGTCCTGGTATCGATCCAAGATTCGTCTTTCCCAAATTCTTGCTTCCTTAACCAAGCAGGGAAGTGTGGTTTGCGTAGCTACTCGCCCTGATCCACATAACTACAGTTTTTTAGAAACATTGAAGACCAAGGCTGACTTAGACTACTTGAGCCTTCACAAGGCAGAAGAACTGCACTCAAAGGGAATTTTGTCAGATTCCTTCTACTTGGCTGGCTCCATGAACTTTACCTTCAATGGGATTACAGTCAACCAAGAAACACTGAGCTATGAAACCGAACCTGCTGCGATCGCAGAACAAAAACTGAATTTCAGAGCACGTTGGGGAGGCAGGGTGTCATGA
- the dpdD gene encoding protein DpdD translates to MSAKASLEIREFLEQFFGEGNRLTLERAQANPFLQPWIARLEKGFPSVLPCAREAGTDWYGIAFTEQQFRGLREELTAFIGPTWSTFRGQRASLELSDPIEAAVQEITQGNAFRFQGKRDQSSNSTEIRSALTKMLKVLNRKTSGSYEAPRATGRVLRDFYTALRVGDRSTAEKELQYLRNHNRLDTLNLLFLRVQMLAELQAWNELLRLPELPDLLQVRRPFAVTQAVIQAIYQCELSRFETTNATRSAAAYFQEAILPNYGILFTNRAGSRVAEVVKSFMLLAVGSEPPNPALRDELLTVPGLSEADQRYVQSLARLLPDTTPPTPQSDPLVEAVQAAEIGNYDRVLALLQEHPSSQQSVRLLLEAAYELQTLEAEWVALQAFDQLSNEEQDAIQASRRNRTFLESLIGKAQTATNATADSVPTNWLEWLSILDQSPGWERAAYSARQGAQEWDVAHLLDEPGAIAQFLSLQNSIVAKAPETLQDAFPHLLSSFQKDPNFPRREFLSLYTAILDTLVFGIVPTGAGDQHLTLFNELVTILLTLGVDTQQYTNLLDYALDLWDCYQAPSTVDWGLDAVNIFILHPCPDRDRRSQLLFKVAESLRDFANRLDEVQWSIFHSLAKDLKLEASFSDLLVQKSETEEANQTSQNIFQKLKNKAILIYTLTEPVAQRVKSFLENACEGITVHLSHNKGGSDRLRQWVQNDDLVVMVTASAKHAATGFIEEYCSQEKLLRVNSKGSASMVREIQRHLEQA, encoded by the coding sequence ATGAGTGCAAAAGCCAGTTTAGAGATTCGTGAGTTTTTAGAACAGTTTTTTGGTGAGGGTAACCGACTGACGCTGGAACGGGCACAAGCAAATCCTTTTCTCCAACCCTGGATTGCCCGATTAGAGAAAGGATTTCCTTCTGTACTCCCTTGCGCTCGGGAAGCAGGGACAGATTGGTATGGCATTGCCTTTACTGAGCAGCAATTTCGTGGTTTGCGAGAGGAACTTACTGCCTTTATTGGTCCCACTTGGTCAACCTTTCGAGGACAGAGAGCCTCTCTTGAACTTAGCGATCCCATTGAAGCGGCGGTACAGGAAATAACCCAAGGAAATGCCTTTAGGTTTCAAGGGAAACGTGATCAATCCAGTAATTCAACGGAAATCCGAAGTGCTTTGACCAAAATGCTCAAGGTCCTCAATCGCAAAACCAGTGGTAGCTATGAAGCACCACGAGCGACAGGTCGAGTTCTGCGAGATTTCTATACGGCATTACGGGTGGGCGATCGCTCTACTGCTGAGAAGGAACTTCAATACCTCCGCAACCACAATCGTCTGGATACCCTGAATCTGCTGTTTCTTCGGGTACAGATGCTGGCAGAACTCCAGGCATGGAACGAGTTGTTACGCCTGCCCGAGTTGCCCGATTTATTGCAAGTTCGTCGTCCCTTTGCTGTTACCCAAGCTGTTATTCAAGCAATTTACCAATGCGAGTTAAGCCGATTTGAAACCACGAATGCAACTCGCAGCGCTGCTGCCTATTTTCAGGAAGCCATCCTACCAAACTATGGAATCCTCTTCACTAACCGAGCTGGTAGTCGGGTTGCAGAAGTTGTAAAGTCTTTCATGCTTTTGGCAGTAGGAAGCGAACCTCCTAATCCAGCTTTGCGAGACGAACTGTTAACCGTTCCAGGATTGTCTGAAGCCGATCAGCGATATGTGCAGAGTTTGGCAAGGCTTCTGCCAGACACCACACCGCCTACACCCCAATCTGATCCTTTAGTAGAAGCGGTACAAGCAGCAGAAATTGGGAACTACGATCGCGTTCTAGCTCTTCTTCAGGAACACCCATCCTCTCAACAGTCTGTCAGACTCCTGCTGGAGGCAGCTTACGAACTGCAAACCCTAGAAGCAGAGTGGGTTGCTCTACAAGCATTTGATCAACTCTCTAATGAGGAACAGGATGCAATTCAAGCAAGCCGAAGGAACCGAACTTTCCTTGAGTCGTTAATTGGTAAAGCCCAAACTGCCACAAATGCCACAGCGGATTCTGTACCTACCAATTGGTTAGAGTGGTTGTCAATCCTAGACCAGAGCCCAGGGTGGGAGCGAGCAGCCTATAGTGCAAGACAAGGGGCCCAGGAGTGGGATGTAGCACACTTGCTGGATGAACCAGGAGCAATCGCCCAATTTTTGTCCTTGCAAAATTCGATAGTGGCAAAAGCTCCAGAAACCCTACAAGACGCTTTTCCCCATTTACTTAGCTCGTTTCAAAAAGATCCAAATTTTCCTCGTCGCGAATTTCTATCCCTTTACACCGCCATTTTAGATACCCTTGTCTTTGGCATTGTTCCAACTGGAGCAGGAGACCAGCACTTAACTCTTTTCAATGAGCTAGTCACCATCTTGTTGACGCTAGGCGTTGATACCCAGCAGTACACCAACCTGCTTGATTACGCTCTGGATTTATGGGATTGCTATCAAGCACCCAGTACGGTCGATTGGGGACTAGACGCCGTCAATATTTTTATCCTACATCCCTGTCCAGATCGGGATAGGCGATCGCAGCTTCTGTTTAAGGTTGCAGAGAGCCTGCGAGACTTTGCTAATCGGCTTGATGAGGTTCAGTGGAGTATCTTCCATTCACTGGCCAAGGATTTGAAGCTAGAGGCATCTTTTTCTGATTTGCTCGTTCAGAAGAGTGAGACGGAAGAAGCAAATCAGACCTCACAGAATATCTTCCAGAAATTAAAGAATAAAGCCATCCTGATATATACCCTTACTGAGCCGGTAGCCCAACGAGTGAAGAGCTTTCTGGAGAATGCCTGTGAGGGTATTACGGTTCATTTGAGTCATAACAAAGGAGGGAGCGATCGCCTTCGTCAATGGGTACAGAACGATGATCTAGTTGTGATGGTAACGGCAAGCGCGAAACATGCAGCAACAGGGTTTATTGAAGAGTATTGCTCTCAAGAGAAATTATTGCGTGTAAACAGTAAAGGAAGTGCCAGTATGGTTCGCGAGATTCAGCGTCATTTAGAGCAAGCATAA